From one Ictalurus punctatus breed USDA103 chromosome 20, Coco_2.0, whole genome shotgun sequence genomic stretch:
- the LOC124629317 gene encoding putative coiled-coil domain-containing protein 195, which translates to MESGHGLARVIQQLQDEIRKLETENKALRGQLSLPLTETSPTDSERRAGTQENHANLRRNVSAPTLEGQYKENTIMTVRRYSISSNAIHVPCKSVSSHKYRSDSDWARLRGEVHGLGHTATEDRDKTEEKPVNRRTLQHCVNKARAKEKTVTFLLPVDDIYTNRPFMADHLSDTSPCDLQVISETDS; encoded by the exons ATGGAGAGCGGCCACGGCCTCGCGCGCGTCATCCAGCAGCTGCAGGATGAAATCAGGAAGCTGGAGACGGAGAACAAGGCGCTGCGCGGGCAACTCAGCCTGCCGCTCACTGAGACATCACCTACCGACTCTGAACGGAGAGCTGGAACCCAGGAGAACCACGCGAACCTGAGACGGAACGTTTCGGCACCGACACTGGAGGGCCAGTACAAAG AAAACACGATCATGACCGTCCGGAGGTATTCCATATCCTCAAACGCAATTCATGTGCCCTGTAAGAGTGTGAGCTCGCATAAATATCGGAGCGATAGCGACTGGGCCAGACTGCGAGGAGAAGTGCATGGACTCGGCCATACGGCTACAGAGGACAGAGACAAAACCGAAGAAAAACCCGTAAACCGGCGCACGCTTCAGCACTGCGTCAACAAAGCCAG AGCCAAAGAGAAGACGGTCACATTCCTGCTGCCTGTGGATGACATCTACACCAACCGGCCCTTTATGGCAGACCACCTGAGCGACACAAGCCCGTGCGATCTCCAGGTGATATCAGAAACAGATTCGTGA